One stretch of Pigmentiphaga aceris DNA includes these proteins:
- the folP gene encoding dihydropteroate synthase, with translation MNSLFLCGRFELSLARPLVMGIVNVTPDSFSDGGQHARLDAAIAHARHLVAEGADMLDIGGESTRPGSDSVPEDEELRRVVPLIEALVSLNVPLSVDTCKPAVMRAALRAGADMINDIMALQADGALAVAQDYPASGLCIMHMQGEPRTMQAAPVYDDVVEDVAAFLCARLAVLDTAGIDPRRVVLDPGFGFGKTVEQNYRLLRELPRFGEIGLPVLAGVSRKSMIGALTGRQPAERVAGSVAAALASVARGAAIVRVHDVAQTVDALKVWQAVESPSFFQEHA, from the coding sequence ATGAATTCCCTGTTTCTTTGCGGCCGTTTTGAGCTTTCGCTGGCGCGGCCGCTTGTCATGGGTATCGTCAATGTGACCCCAGATTCTTTCTCGGACGGGGGGCAACATGCCCGGCTGGACGCGGCCATTGCCCATGCCAGGCATCTGGTGGCCGAAGGTGCCGACATGCTTGATATTGGTGGCGAGTCCACCAGACCGGGGTCTGACTCGGTGCCTGAAGACGAAGAGTTGCGGCGGGTGGTGCCGCTGATCGAGGCCTTGGTCAGCCTGAACGTGCCGCTGTCGGTCGATACCTGCAAACCTGCGGTCATGCGCGCAGCCTTGCGTGCCGGGGCCGATATGATCAACGACATCATGGCCTTGCAGGCCGATGGTGCCCTGGCGGTGGCGCAGGACTATCCCGCCAGCGGTCTGTGCATCATGCACATGCAGGGCGAGCCGCGCACCATGCAGGCTGCCCCGGTTTATGACGATGTGGTCGAAGACGTTGCAGCATTCCTGTGCGCGCGCCTGGCGGTGCTGGATACGGCCGGCATCGATCCTCGCCGGGTCGTGCTCGACCCCGGTTTCGGCTTTGGCAAGACTGTTGAACAAAACTATCGACTGTTGCGCGAATTGCCGCGCTTTGGCGAGATTGGCTTGCCTGTTCTGGCCGGCGTCTCGCGCAAGTCCATGATTGGCGCATTGACCGGCCGCCAGCCCGCTGAACGTGTGGCCGGCAGCGTGGCTGCTGCGCTGGCATCGGTTGCACGTGGCGCGGCGATTGTCCGGGTGCACGACGTTGCCCAGACAGTCGACGCACTGAAGGTCTGGCAAGCGGTCGAGTCCCCATCCTTTTTCCAGGAGCACGCATGA